The following are from one region of the Pectobacterium actinidiae genome:
- a CDS encoding Cof-type HAD-IIB family hydrolase, producing MIKLVVTDLDGTFLHSDGDYNRALFADVYALMKEKDVRFAVCTGKQCERVDALFGDAAKDIWILGDSATRIKHQGNYVYQSLIKNRLALSLIGVLESVDDRHVVIGCTPQGAMVKETISPALLEKVKKSYTNVTLIPSFAAVTDDFVKITVYDPEGHCHETAKYLDAFHDHVYIVVSEASWIDIANVGVHKGHTVEILQDKLAITPDETMVFGDGYNDIELMSRAAYSFAMRNAFEETKAAANFIARSNDDDGVLKTIKLLLS from the coding sequence ATGATCAAGTTGGTAGTTACCGATCTGGACGGCACGTTTCTTCACAGCGATGGCGATTACAACAGAGCCTTGTTTGCCGACGTTTATGCATTAATGAAAGAGAAGGATGTGCGGTTTGCTGTCTGCACAGGCAAACAGTGCGAGCGGGTCGACGCGCTTTTTGGCGATGCAGCGAAAGATATCTGGATTCTGGGTGACAGCGCGACGCGCATTAAGCATCAGGGAAATTACGTTTACCAATCGCTCATCAAAAACCGTCTTGCCTTGAGCCTGATTGGCGTGTTGGAAAGCGTAGACGATCGGCACGTGGTCATCGGTTGTACCCCACAGGGGGCGATGGTGAAGGAAACGATTAGCCCTGCCTTACTGGAAAAGGTGAAAAAGTCGTACACCAATGTGACGCTGATACCCAGTTTTGCTGCTGTGACCGATGATTTTGTGAAAATCACGGTTTATGACCCAGAAGGGCACTGTCACGAGACGGCGAAGTACCTCGATGCGTTTCACGACCATGTCTATATCGTGGTTTCCGAAGCGTCCTGGATAGATATTGCCAACGTTGGCGTACACAAAGGACACACCGTCGAAATCCTTCAGGATAAATTGGCGATTACACCCGATGAAACGATGGTGTTCGGCGATGGTTACAATGATATTGAGCTAATGAGCCGTGCGGCTTACAGCTTTGCGATGCGCAATGCGTTTGAGGAAACTAAAGCAGCGGCGAATTTTATTGCCCGCAGC
- the narQ gene encoding nitrate/nitrite two-component system sensor histidine kinase NarQ encodes MVKRPVSTSLARAFFYIALLSFLTTGIALLTLASGLRDAEAINVAGSMRMQSYRMGYDLQGDRAALEPHRRLYAQTLDSPVFHLLDRWYVPRDVRDRYAALLQSWKTMDERLSAGDRVWYQDNIVRYVTQIDLFVLALQHYSERKMMIVVATSIIGSITIYILIFFTLRRIRRQVVVPLNKLMAACASIEKGRFTPSQLDVNLPNELGLLAQTFSSMTDELQKLYRSLEDKVRQKTLRLQEVNRMLKVLYNCSQAMNVSTIDRHCFQQILQIVRRYETVGCLEMRVGENWRLCEGQPDERIVWQTLPIRLQEVEFGQLRWQASAQQPSAQLMESVANMLGRGLYFNQAQKHYQQLLLMEERATIARELHDSLAQVLSYLNIQMALLKRAVAEENAQARQIITDFEQALSDAYRQLRELLGTFRLTLQQADLPAAMQEMIEPLRAQTPATIDIDCRIPTQALDASQQVHLLQIIREAVLNAIKHAQATTITVNCRTQPDGRYCVDIRDDGCGIINQEEPAGHYGLNIMQERAERLGGQLSIGLHPEGGTQVSVCFSTPTPARERDNTNDFYPE; translated from the coding sequence ATGGTCAAACGTCCTGTTTCTACCAGCCTGGCTCGTGCGTTTTTTTATATCGCGCTGCTTTCATTCCTGACGACGGGCATTGCGCTATTGACGTTAGCTAGCGGTTTACGCGATGCGGAAGCGATCAACGTTGCCGGATCGATGCGTATGCAAAGCTATCGCATGGGGTATGACCTACAGGGCGATCGTGCCGCGTTAGAACCGCATCGCCGCCTCTATGCGCAAACGCTGGACTCCCCGGTTTTTCACCTGTTGGATCGCTGGTATGTACCGCGTGATGTGCGCGATCGTTATGCGGCGCTGTTGCAGAGCTGGAAAACGATGGATGAGCGCCTGAGTGCGGGGGATCGGGTCTGGTATCAGGACAATATTGTTCGCTATGTCACCCAGATCGACCTCTTTGTGCTGGCGTTGCAGCATTATTCCGAGCGCAAGATGATGATAGTTGTTGCAACATCAATAATTGGCTCGATCACTATCTATATACTGATCTTCTTTACGCTGCGCCGCATTCGTCGTCAGGTGGTCGTGCCGTTGAATAAGCTGATGGCGGCCTGTGCATCCATCGAGAAAGGGCGTTTTACCCCTTCGCAACTGGACGTCAATCTGCCTAACGAATTGGGGCTACTGGCGCAAACCTTCAGTAGCATGACGGACGAATTACAAAAACTGTATCGTTCTCTGGAAGATAAGGTTCGACAGAAAACGCTGCGTTTGCAGGAAGTGAACCGCATGCTGAAGGTGCTGTACAACTGTTCTCAGGCCATGAACGTCAGCACGATCGACAGGCATTGCTTTCAGCAGATTCTGCAAATTGTTCGCCGCTATGAAACGGTCGGCTGTCTGGAAATGCGGGTAGGGGAGAATTGGCGGTTGTGTGAAGGTCAACCGGATGAGCGGATTGTATGGCAGACATTGCCGATCCGTTTGCAAGAGGTCGAGTTTGGACAGCTGCGGTGGCAGGCATCAGCGCAGCAGCCATCCGCGCAACTGATGGAGAGCGTTGCTAATATGCTGGGTCGCGGGCTCTATTTTAATCAGGCACAAAAGCACTATCAGCAACTGTTGCTGATGGAAGAGCGCGCCACCATCGCGCGTGAACTGCATGACTCATTGGCTCAGGTGCTGTCTTACCTGAATATCCAGATGGCGTTATTAAAGCGTGCGGTAGCGGAAGAAAATGCGCAGGCTCGGCAGATCATCACAGATTTTGAACAGGCGTTAAGCGATGCTTACCGTCAACTGAGGGAGCTGCTGGGAACCTTCCGGCTGACGCTGCAACAGGCCGATTTGCCGGCGGCGATGCAGGAGATGATTGAGCCGCTAAGAGCGCAGACGCCAGCGACGATTGATATTGATTGCCGTATTCCTACGCAGGCGTTGGATGCATCGCAGCAGGTTCACTTGCTGCAAATCATTCGTGAAGCGGTGTTGAACGCCATTAAACATGCGCAGGCGACGACGATAACCGTTAACTGCCGTACGCAGCCTGATGGACGTTACTGTGTTGATATTCGCGATGACGGCTGTGGCATTATCAATCAGGAGGAACCCGCAGGACATTATGGCTTAAATATTATGCAGGAGCGCGCCGAACGGTTAGGAGGACAGCTATCTATTGGCCTCCACCCAGAAGGAGGAACGCAGGTTAGCGTCTGTTTTTCGACGCCGACGCCCGCGCGTGAACGTGACAACACGAACGATTTCTATCCAGAATAA
- a CDS encoding DMT family transporter produces the protein MAWFLLALAGLFEIVWSYSMKLSDGFTKIGASAVTIVAMIVSFALLSMAMKSLPLGTAYTIWTGIGAVGAFVVGLVFLNEPASLMRIIAALLIVSGLVLMKLSS, from the coding sequence ATGGCCTGGTTTCTGTTAGCGCTCGCCGGTTTGTTTGAAATTGTCTGGTCTTACAGCATGAAACTGTCTGATGGCTTCACGAAAATAGGCGCATCGGCTGTCACGATTGTCGCCATGATCGTCAGTTTTGCGCTGTTATCCATGGCGATGAAATCTCTCCCTTTGGGCACGGCTTACACTATCTGGACGGGAATTGGCGCGGTGGGGGCGTTTGTGGTGGGATTGGTATTCCTGAATGAACCTGCCAGCTTGATGAGGATTATTGCTGCGCTGTTGATCGTTAGCGGCCTGGTTCTGATGAAGCTATCTTCATGA
- the napA gene encoding nitrate reductase catalytic subunit NapA: MKLSRRHFMKANAVAAAAAVAGITIPTAVRAVTEQSEAIHWDKAPCRFCGVGCGVLVGTQNGRIVASQGDPEAPVNRGLNCIKGYFLPKIMYGQDRLTQPLLRMRDGKFDKEGEFTPISWDQAFDIMAEKFKTALKEKGPNAIGMFGSGQSTIWEGYAAAKLFKAGFRSNNIDPNARHCMASAVVGFMRTFGMDEPMGCYDDIEQTDAFVLWGSNMAEMHPILWSRITDRRLSNSNVTVAVLSTYQHRSFELADNGMVFTPQTDLAILNYIANYIIQNNAVNEAFFTRHVNLRRGMTDIGYGLRPTHPLEKAAKNPGSDASEPMSFEEYKTFVADYTLEKTVALSGVPADQLEALAKLYADPKKKVISYWTMGFNQHTRGVWANNLVYNIHLLTGKISQPGCGPFSLTGQPSACGTAREVGTFAHRLPADMVVTNEKHRAMAEKLWQLPAGTIPEKIGLHAVAQDRALKDGTLNAYWVMCNNNMQAGPNINQERMPGWRDPRNFIVVSDPYPTVSALAADLILPTAMWVEKEGAYGNAERRTQFWRQQVKAPGESKSDLWQVVSFAKRFAVEDVWPEALLAQKPAYRGKTLYDVLFANDVTTRFPLSELAENQLNDESRDFGFYLQKGLFEEYAAFGRGHGHDLAPFDTYHKVRGLRWPVVDGKETQWRYSEGHDPYVKAGEAYRFYGKPDGKAVIFALPYEPAAEAPDDEYDLWLSTGRVLEHWHTGSMTRRVPELHRAFPEAVLFMHPQDAKARDLRRGEKVRIISRRGEVVSVVETRGRNKPPRGLVYMPFFDAAQMTNVLTLDATDPLSKETDFKKCAVKLAKV, encoded by the coding sequence ATGAAACTCAGTCGACGACACTTTATGAAGGCGAACGCTGTCGCAGCGGCAGCCGCGGTCGCAGGCATCACCATACCCACCGCGGTTCGTGCCGTGACCGAACAGTCAGAGGCTATCCACTGGGATAAAGCCCCATGCCGCTTCTGTGGCGTAGGGTGCGGTGTGTTGGTAGGGACGCAAAACGGCCGCATCGTCGCCAGCCAGGGCGATCCCGAAGCGCCGGTTAACCGCGGGTTAAACTGCATCAAAGGCTATTTCCTGCCAAAAATCATGTACGGACAGGATCGCCTGACCCAGCCTTTGCTGCGTATGCGTGACGGCAAATTTGATAAAGAAGGCGAATTTACTCCGATCTCCTGGGATCAGGCATTTGACATCATGGCGGAGAAATTCAAAACCGCCCTGAAGGAGAAAGGCCCGAACGCGATAGGCATGTTTGGCTCTGGGCAATCCACCATTTGGGAAGGCTATGCTGCCGCCAAACTGTTCAAAGCGGGCTTCCGCTCCAACAATATTGACCCCAACGCGCGTCACTGTATGGCATCGGCGGTTGTCGGCTTTATGCGTACCTTCGGTATGGATGAACCGATGGGCTGCTACGACGATATTGAGCAGACCGATGCATTTGTGCTGTGGGGCTCTAACATGGCGGAGATGCACCCGATTCTCTGGTCGCGCATCACCGACCGCCGCCTGTCGAACAGCAATGTCACCGTCGCCGTGCTGTCCACCTACCAGCACCGCAGCTTTGAGCTGGCGGATAACGGCATGGTGTTTACGCCGCAAACCGATCTGGCCATTCTCAACTACATCGCTAACTACATTATTCAAAACAACGCGGTGAACGAAGCATTCTTTACCCGCCACGTGAATTTGCGTCGAGGCATGACCGATATTGGCTACGGGCTGCGTCCGACGCATCCGTTGGAAAAAGCGGCGAAAAATCCCGGCTCCGATGCGTCTGAGCCGATGAGTTTTGAAGAGTACAAAACCTTTGTCGCCGACTACACGCTGGAAAAAACGGTCGCGCTCAGCGGCGTTCCCGCCGATCAGTTGGAAGCGCTGGCAAAACTCTATGCCGATCCGAAGAAAAAAGTGATCTCTTACTGGACGATGGGCTTTAACCAGCACACACGCGGCGTCTGGGCGAACAATCTGGTTTATAACATCCACCTGCTGACGGGCAAGATCTCGCAGCCGGGCTGCGGACCGTTCTCGTTAACCGGGCAACCGTCTGCCTGCGGCACCGCGCGTGAAGTCGGCACCTTCGCCCACCGTTTGCCTGCGGACATGGTGGTGACCAACGAAAAACACCGCGCGATGGCGGAAAAGCTGTGGCAGTTACCCGCAGGCACGATTCCTGAAAAGATCGGCTTGCACGCCGTCGCACAGGATCGGGCGCTGAAGGACGGCACGCTGAACGCCTATTGGGTGATGTGCAACAACAATATGCAGGCTGGCCCGAACATTAATCAGGAACGTATGCCGGGCTGGCGCGATCCACGTAACTTCATCGTCGTTTCCGATCCCTACCCGACCGTCAGCGCGCTGGCCGCCGACCTGATTTTGCCGACCGCAATGTGGGTGGAAAAAGAAGGTGCCTACGGCAATGCCGAGCGCCGGACACAGTTCTGGCGTCAGCAGGTTAAGGCACCGGGTGAGTCAAAATCGGATCTGTGGCAGGTTGTGAGCTTTGCCAAGCGCTTCGCCGTGGAGGATGTATGGCCGGAAGCACTCCTGGCGCAAAAACCGGCCTATCGCGGTAAGACACTCTACGACGTGCTGTTTGCCAATGATGTCACTACGCGTTTCCCGCTCAGTGAGTTAGCGGAAAACCAGTTGAACGATGAATCGCGCGACTTCGGTTTTTACCTGCAAAAAGGCCTGTTTGAAGAATACGCCGCATTTGGCCGTGGGCACGGTCATGACCTGGCACCGTTCGACACCTACCACAAGGTTCGCGGGCTGCGCTGGCCGGTCGTTGACGGTAAAGAAACGCAGTGGCGCTACAGCGAAGGGCACGATCCTTACGTGAAAGCGGGAGAAGCCTACCGTTTCTACGGCAAACCGGATGGCAAGGCGGTGATTTTTGCGCTGCCATACGAACCTGCCGCAGAAGCGCCGGACGACGAATACGATCTTTGGCTCTCTACCGGTCGCGTATTGGAGCACTGGCACACCGGCAGTATGACGCGTCGCGTACCGGAACTGCATCGCGCCTTCCCCGAAGCCGTGCTGTTTATGCACCCGCAGGATGCCAAAGCACGCGATCTCCGTCGCGGTGAGAAAGTGCGCATCATCTCACGCCGTGGTGAAGTCGTCTCCGTGGTTGAGACGCGCGGTCGTAATAAACCACCGCGTGGACTGGTGTATATGCCGTTCTTTGACGCCGCGCAGATGACCAACGTCCTGACGCTGGATGCCACCGATCCACTGTCGAAAGAGACAGACTTTAAAAAATGTGCCGTCAAGCTGGCTAAGGTGTAA
- the narP gene encoding nitrate/nitrite response regulator protein NarP, whose product MSEKPSYRVLIVDDHPLMRRGIRQLLATDAIFDVIGEASNGMEALSLANRDSPDIILLDLNMKGLSGLDTLHALRRDGICARVIVLTVSDAPSDIYALMDAGADGYLLKDSAPEHLLDAIRNDDAFSEQVREVLRHRIAIKDTPSPFTVLTERELDVLQEVASGLSNKQIAGVLYISEETVKVHIRNMLRKLNVRSRVAATVLYLETRGQ is encoded by the coding sequence ATGTCAGAAAAACCATCTTATCGCGTGCTGATCGTTGACGATCATCCGCTTATGCGCCGGGGAATCCGTCAGTTACTGGCAACTGACGCGATCTTTGACGTGATTGGGGAAGCCAGTAATGGCATGGAGGCGTTAAGCCTCGCGAATCGGGATTCTCCTGATATCATCCTGCTCGATCTCAACATGAAAGGATTGAGCGGACTGGATACGCTTCACGCGCTGCGGCGTGATGGGATCTGCGCTCGCGTTATTGTGCTGACGGTTTCTGATGCACCCAGCGATATTTATGCGCTGATGGACGCGGGTGCCGATGGCTATTTGCTTAAAGACAGCGCGCCGGAACACTTATTAGATGCCATTCGTAACGATGATGCCTTCAGTGAACAGGTGCGCGAGGTCTTGCGCCACCGTATTGCCATAAAGGATACGCCGTCGCCTTTTACCGTATTGACGGAGCGCGAACTGGATGTACTTCAGGAAGTGGCCTCTGGGTTATCCAACAAGCAAATTGCTGGCGTGCTGTATATCTCAGAAGAGACGGTAAAAGTGCATATCCGCAACATGTTGCGCAAGCTAAACGTACGCTCCCGCGTCGCCGCCACGGTGCTATATCTGGAGACGCGCGGCCAGTAG
- a CDS encoding AEC family transporter, translating to MFLIVVPLFLVILVGYWYGRTKPDSGNADKLINDYVLYIALPALLFIAVARADTSDLKQWGFILSTLIGIAVSYMLAALLAKRMGIGLPHSSLLSMGACYGTTGYMGVPILISVYGEQAALPAAMATILHNIPAIMAVIVSWDVFSTRATDTNTQLIHSVGRSALATVKNPLTIAVLAGLAFVLLDIQVPVVIESFARFLGNAAGPTALFALGLGLARLKVKEHLNVTVSKTVLPMVVLKLVIQPAITFAIAVYVFGMDGSQGVWLATAVVMAAQPIGAGVYVFAKKYHYQQDVIALSIIVSLLLALVTIPAVLSLFPPS from the coding sequence ATGTTCTTGATTGTCGTTCCCCTATTTCTGGTGATTCTCGTTGGTTATTGGTATGGAAGAACAAAGCCCGATAGTGGCAATGCAGATAAGTTAATCAACGACTATGTCCTGTATATTGCGCTGCCAGCCTTACTGTTCATTGCCGTGGCACGTGCCGACACCAGCGATCTGAAACAGTGGGGTTTTATACTGTCAACGCTCATCGGAATCGCAGTGTCCTACATGCTTGCCGCATTGCTAGCGAAGCGCATGGGGATCGGATTGCCCCACTCTTCCCTTCTTAGCATGGGCGCGTGTTATGGCACCACGGGATACATGGGCGTGCCGATTTTGATTTCAGTCTATGGCGAACAGGCGGCACTCCCCGCAGCGATGGCGACTATTTTGCATAATATCCCCGCCATTATGGCTGTGATCGTCAGTTGGGATGTGTTCTCTACACGAGCGACAGACACGAATACGCAGCTGATTCACAGTGTGGGACGCTCGGCGCTGGCTACCGTGAAGAATCCATTAACGATCGCGGTGCTTGCCGGTCTGGCGTTCGTTCTGCTCGACATTCAGGTTCCCGTTGTCATCGAGTCTTTTGCACGTTTTCTAGGCAACGCCGCTGGGCCCACCGCGTTATTTGCTCTCGGGCTGGGTCTTGCCAGACTGAAGGTAAAAGAGCACCTGAACGTCACGGTCAGCAAAACGGTGCTACCGATGGTTGTGCTAAAACTCGTGATACAGCCTGCCATCACGTTCGCGATAGCCGTTTATGTATTCGGGATGGATGGGTCTCAGGGGGTCTGGCTGGCAACCGCCGTCGTGATGGCCGCGCAGCCCATTGGCGCGGGCGTGTATGTCTTTGCCAAGAAGTATCACTATCAGCAGGATGTGATTGCGTTATCGATTATCGTCTCGCTACTGCTCGCACTCGTTACGATTCCCGCAGTATTGAGCCTTTTCCCGCCTTCATGA
- the napH gene encoding quinol dehydrogenase ferredoxin subunit NapH, whose translation MANRKQDAGREAQAKKGWWRSHRWLVLRRLTQSLVLLMFLSGPLLGFWILHGNYSASRLLDTVPLSDPLMVLQSLASGHLPATLALVGALIIALSYALSGKRLFCSWVCPVNPLTDLAAWLRRRFGITASATIPRNLRYLLLILILAGSALTGGLLWEWVNPVSLAGRGLIFGFGAGIWLLLALFLFDLLVVEHGWCGHLCPTGALYGALGSKGALVVDAAERERCTRCMDCFHVCPEPQVLRAPLLDKHSPVQITDRDCITCGRCIDVCAEDVFKITLRWKSGAKS comes from the coding sequence ATGGCAAATCGTAAGCAAGATGCCGGACGAGAAGCCCAGGCGAAAAAAGGCTGGTGGCGCAGCCACCGCTGGCTGGTATTGCGTCGGCTGACACAGTCTCTGGTGCTGCTCATGTTCCTCAGCGGTCCGCTGTTAGGCTTCTGGATCCTGCACGGCAATTACAGCGCCAGCCGCTTGCTCGACACCGTACCGCTTAGCGATCCGCTGATGGTGCTGCAAAGTCTCGCCAGTGGTCACCTACCCGCAACCCTCGCGCTGGTCGGTGCGCTGATTATCGCGCTGAGCTATGCGTTGTCAGGCAAGCGCCTGTTCTGTAGCTGGGTCTGCCCTGTGAATCCGCTCACCGATTTAGCCGCCTGGCTACGGCGTCGTTTCGGCATTACCGCCTCAGCGACGATCCCCCGCAATCTGCGCTATCTGCTGCTGATACTTATTCTGGCAGGGAGTGCACTGACGGGTGGGCTGCTGTGGGAATGGGTCAACCCTGTCTCACTGGCGGGTCGCGGGCTAATTTTCGGATTTGGTGCAGGTATCTGGCTGCTGCTGGCGCTGTTTTTGTTTGATTTGTTGGTCGTGGAACACGGCTGGTGCGGGCACCTTTGTCCAACGGGCGCGTTGTATGGCGCGCTTGGCAGCAAAGGCGCACTGGTTGTGGATGCCGCTGAGCGTGAACGCTGTACGCGCTGCATGGACTGCTTTCATGTCTGTCCAGAGCCACAGGTACTGCGCGCACCCTTGCTCGATAAACACAGTCCGGTACAGATCACTGACCGAGACTGCATAACCTGCGGACGCTGCATTGATGTCTGCGCTGAAGACGTTTTTAAAATAACCCTTAGATGGAAATCGGGAGCAAAGTCATGA
- the napF gene encoding ferredoxin-type protein NapF: protein MTNLSRRSLLTGGLQRADNALRPPWSGAESHFLSQCTRCNVCVEACGTGIIQRGSGGFPTIDFQRGECTFCYDCARACPQALFAESHTSPWEYHLTIQSACLSLHQVECRSCQDACETGAIRFRPTIGRVATPSIDDDACTTCGACISGCPVGAISMKKITAGYHTAPARLPTQQENR from the coding sequence ATGACTAACCTTTCCCGGCGTTCCTTACTGACTGGTGGCCTACAGCGGGCAGACAACGCGTTGCGTCCGCCGTGGAGCGGTGCAGAAAGCCATTTCCTGAGCCAGTGCACACGCTGCAACGTCTGCGTTGAGGCCTGCGGAACGGGGATTATCCAGCGTGGTTCAGGCGGTTTTCCCACCATCGATTTTCAGCGCGGCGAATGCACGTTCTGCTACGACTGCGCACGTGCGTGTCCACAGGCGCTGTTCGCGGAGAGTCACACCTCGCCGTGGGAATACCACCTGACGATCCAAAGTGCCTGTTTATCGCTGCATCAGGTGGAATGCCGCAGCTGTCAGGATGCATGTGAAACAGGCGCGATACGATTCCGCCCCACCATCGGGCGCGTTGCTACACCGTCCATCGACGACGACGCCTGTACCACCTGCGGCGCCTGCATTTCCGGCTGCCCTGTCGGCGCCATATCGATGAAAAAAATCACAGCGGGATATCACACCGCGCCAGCGCGTCTGCCGACGCAACAGGAAAACCGATGA
- the napG gene encoding ferredoxin-type protein NapG: MARPENSSPARRRFLRDAVRAVAGLSAAVTVLGIQQRRAQADELRLRPPGALSEAAFSGACIRCGQCVQACPYDTLKLATLVSGSAAGSPYFVARDIPCEMCEDIPCVVACPSGALQPLETIDDARMGLAVLLDQENCLNYQGLRCDVCYRVCPLIDSAITLEPERNARTGKHARFLPTVHSDVCTGCGKCEKACVLEQPAIKVLPRALAKGELGYHYRFSWLEARDGKS; this comes from the coding sequence ATGGCACGCCCGGAGAATTCATCACCCGCTCGCCGTCGCTTTCTGCGTGACGCCGTCCGCGCCGTTGCGGGTTTATCCGCCGCGGTGACGGTTCTCGGCATTCAGCAGCGACGCGCTCAGGCAGACGAACTCCGGCTGCGGCCACCGGGTGCGCTGTCTGAGGCGGCGTTTTCCGGTGCCTGCATACGCTGTGGCCAATGTGTTCAGGCCTGTCCGTACGACACACTGAAGCTGGCAACACTGGTCTCCGGCTCCGCAGCCGGTAGCCCTTACTTTGTCGCACGCGATATCCCATGCGAGATGTGTGAGGACATTCCCTGCGTGGTCGCTTGCCCCAGTGGGGCATTACAGCCGTTGGAAACGATTGACGACGCCCGTATGGGATTAGCGGTACTGCTCGATCAGGAAAACTGCCTGAACTATCAGGGGCTACGCTGCGATGTGTGTTATCGCGTCTGTCCCCTCATCGACAGCGCCATCACGCTGGAGCCAGAGCGCAATGCCCGAACCGGAAAACATGCCCGTTTTCTGCCTACGGTGCATAGCGATGTCTGTACCGGCTGCGGCAAGTGTGAAAAGGCCTGCGTGTTGGAACAGCCGGCGATCAAGGTCTTACCACGCGCGCTGGCAAAAGGCGAACTCGGATATCACTACCGTTTCAGTTGGCTGGAGGCACGCGATGGCAAATCGTAA
- a CDS encoding LysR family transcriptional regulator, translating to MRAQVKQIEGRGVTLEQLRIFVSIAECGGFGRAGEELGRTQSTLSAGLKRLEEDVGCRLIERRQGHILGLTEEGRQLLPAARDILLRTHRAIGALQKSPMTGRVALGVPDDFEVKNLHDIISLCLEENPGLKVEITAASSTVLSSMVAQQRLDVVILKGLAGQPLISETERILRVDSLHWVSSGAVNFSEMDEVPLVTFPDGCVIRKCAVSALEHVGRPYYFSYVSGSFDNIRSAAAKGLGIGLLPKSALSDALYVLGSEDGAPSVPAIQLVLSVTRPGKLYQQFTRYIDRALAE from the coding sequence GTGCGAGCACAGGTAAAGCAGATAGAGGGGCGCGGTGTCACGCTGGAGCAACTGCGTATCTTTGTTTCCATCGCGGAGTGCGGTGGCTTCGGACGCGCGGGTGAAGAGCTGGGACGGACGCAATCAACGCTGAGTGCTGGCCTGAAACGCTTAGAAGAGGATGTCGGTTGCCGCCTCATCGAACGGCGTCAGGGACACATTCTTGGTTTGACCGAAGAAGGGCGGCAGCTGCTGCCTGCCGCGCGTGACATCCTGCTACGTACGCATCGGGCCATCGGCGCATTGCAGAAGTCCCCTATGACAGGCCGCGTAGCGCTCGGCGTCCCAGATGATTTTGAGGTTAAGAATCTGCACGACATCATTTCGCTATGTCTTGAGGAGAATCCAGGCCTAAAGGTGGAAATCACGGCGGCTTCATCGACCGTGCTGTCTTCGATGGTTGCCCAGCAACGCCTGGATGTCGTGATCCTAAAAGGGCTGGCGGGACAGCCGCTGATTTCTGAAACAGAAAGAATTTTGCGGGTTGACTCTCTCCACTGGGTCAGTTCCGGTGCGGTGAATTTCAGTGAAATGGATGAAGTTCCTCTCGTCACGTTCCCTGATGGCTGTGTGATTCGGAAATGCGCGGTTTCTGCGTTGGAGCATGTCGGACGCCCGTATTACTTTTCTTATGTGAGCGGGTCTTTCGATAACATCCGCAGCGCGGCGGCAAAGGGGCTGGGGATTGGTTTACTACCGAAGAGCGCGCTGTCCGACGCGCTATATGTTCTGGGATCGGAAGATGGCGCACCCAGCGTTCCGGCAATTCAGCTCGTGCTTAGCGTGACGCGACCCGGGAAACTCTACCAACAGTTTACCCGCTATATCGATCGGGCATTGGCGGAATAG
- the napD gene encoding chaperone NapD translates to MSTVWHVCSVVVHVNTAQMAAVGEALATQPNLEVGASDSDTGKMVVVLESDSEDTLLKQIASIRELTGVLAVSLVYHQLDEPSFDEQSFAFDEQPLDQQAQGEEIL, encoded by the coding sequence ATGAGCACAGTCTGGCATGTTTGCAGTGTAGTGGTTCACGTCAACACGGCGCAGATGGCTGCCGTTGGCGAGGCGTTAGCGACGCAACCCAATCTGGAAGTGGGTGCCAGCGATAGCGATACCGGAAAAATGGTCGTGGTGCTGGAGTCAGATTCAGAAGACACGTTGTTAAAACAAATAGCATCAATACGCGAGCTTACCGGCGTACTGGCGGTTTCGCTGGTTTATCACCAGCTCGATGAGCCGTCTTTTGATGAACAATCTTTTGCTTTCGATGAACAACCTCTTGATCAACAAGCTCAGGGTGAGGAAATACTATGA